The Brassica napus cultivar Da-Ae chromosome C7, Da-Ae, whole genome shotgun sequence genome has a segment encoding these proteins:
- the LOC111213807 gene encoding uncharacterized protein LOC111213807, translated as MDYMDSETQEPDDLPYLETEYDMPPPLAAECKSFKWKIEVIDTAGKIEGKMITSKEVWKIQNSKVIVHFDEVSGQPIGESGGLLGSWLGQLSNDVNLLPINYSDWRMVNPHIKTKVWEVIQSKFWFDDPPTRKVFVMSALGSRCKDVKLRLWKEYKRDSLSETLLNRPENVSENQWGHFVHMRFTEKWKEKLTTLLGQKSHVTNNDIASLDDEYAQVFGPERPGRVQCVGPGPTPSKLVNHSPVTRQEIENSEMVIDLKSQVKELSDQVKGMTTFIQQVIDTSTSEQARVWASSFAVAFANILNPAFANVPSPPNPNQERSDDAVRD; from the exons ATGGATTACATGGACTCAGAAACACAAGAACCAGATGATTTACCATATCTGGAAACAGAGTACGACATGCCTCCTCCACTTGCCGCCGAATGCAAAAGTTTCAAATGGAAAATAGAAGTTATAG ACACTGCTGGGAAAATTGAAGGCAAAATGATAACATCTAAAGAAGTTTGGAAAATTCAAAATAGCAAAGTGATTGTTCATTTTGACGAAGTTAGTGGCCAGCCAATCGGAGAGTCGGGAGGTCTACTAGGGTCATGGTTAGGTCAACTAAGCAATGATGTGAATTTGCTACCTATTAACTACAGTGACTGGAGAATGGTTAATCCTCACATAAAAACTAAAGTCTGGGAAGTAATACAG tcCAAATTCTGGTTTGATGATCCACCGACGAGAAAAGTGTTTGTGATGAGTGCATTAGGTAGCAGATGCAAAGATGTCAAACTACGTCTTTGGAAAGAATACAAGCGAGACAGTCTAAGTGAGACATTGCTCAATCGACCAGAAAATGTTTCTGAAAATCAATGGGGTCATTTCGTTCACATGAGATTCACTGAAAAGTGGAAG GAAAAACTTACGACGTTGTTGGGCCAAAAGTCACATGTGACAAACAATGATATTGCTAGTTTGGATGATGAATATGCACAAGTTTTTGGTCCAGAGCGTCCAGGACGAGTACAGTGTGTTGGTCCTGGACCTACACCTTCAAAATTAGTGAACCATTCACCTGTTACGAGACAAGAGATAGAGAATTCAGAAATGGTTATTGACCTGAAGTCACAAGTCAAAGAATTATCAGATCAAGTCAAGGGAATGACTACATTCATCCAACAAGTAATTGATACTTCAACTAGTGAACag GCAAGAGTATGGGCTTCAAGTTTTGCTGTAGCTTTTGCTAACATACTAAACCCAGCTTTTGCCAACGTACCATCTCCACCAAATCCAAATCAg GAACGGAGTGATGATGCTGTTAGAGACTAA